From the Verrucomicrobiota bacterium genome, one window contains:
- a CDS encoding response regulator, which produces MLIIDDSKTMRNFLAIIAEECEFKTDQAKDGQDALEVLGSRDPFDIALVDWDMPRMNGLDFVKAVRAKSEYNEMKMMMVTTHTAIDEVAEALTEGANDFLMKPLTKEMLQDKLKLLGFNF; this is translated from the coding sequence ATGCTCATCATAGATGATTCAAAGACAATGAGAAACTTCCTAGCAATCATTGCTGAGGAATGTGAGTTTAAAACAGATCAAGCTAAGGATGGTCAGGATGCACTGGAAGTCTTAGGTAGCCGTGATCCATTTGATATAGCTTTAGTTGATTGGGATATGCCGCGAATGAATGGTCTAGATTTTGTGAAAGCAGTTCGAGCTAAATCCGAGTATAACGAAATGAAGATGATGATGGTTACTACGCATACAGCTATTGATGAGGTTGCGGAAGCCCTAACAGAGGGTGCTAATGATTTCCTTATGAAGCCTCTTACAAAAGAGATGTTGCAAGATAAATTAAAGTTACTCGGCTTCAACTTCTAA
- a CDS encoding chemotaxis response regulator protein-glutamate methylesterase, translating into MSSIRVLVVDDAVVMQQILTEVLGSDPDITVSGAVPNGRLALMQIPRVKPDIVTLDIEMPEMDGLETLKEIRKHYPKLPVIMLSALTEKGGETTLNALASGASDYVTKPEKVNNIMECIERLTTELIPKIKTLCSSVPAKNLPTISSKARSLVSSRLNTCSIKGLSIPRIVAIGSSTGGPNALAQIFKTMPQNIEVPIVIVQHMPPMFTKILAERLDGESKFSIKEAEDGEKLLPNHAYLAPGGFHMGLKNSGSDVFIALNQNPQENSCRPAVDVLFRDVARIFGQNVLGVVLTGMGQDGLCGSEVICENGGKIIVQDKETSVVWGMPGCIAEANLADNIISIDKVNEEILKRLKWREMVA; encoded by the coding sequence ATGTCCTCCATAAGAGTACTTGTTGTCGATGACGCTGTGGTTATGCAGCAGATATTGACTGAAGTCTTGGGAAGTGATCCAGATATCACGGTTAGTGGAGCTGTTCCCAATGGGAGACTAGCTTTGATGCAAATTCCGCGGGTAAAACCGGACATAGTTACCTTAGATATTGAAATGCCTGAGATGGATGGGCTAGAGACTCTCAAAGAGATCCGTAAACATTATCCTAAACTTCCTGTTATTATGCTTAGCGCACTGACCGAGAAAGGCGGGGAAACCACGCTTAATGCACTTGCCAGTGGCGCAAGTGACTACGTCACAAAGCCCGAGAAAGTAAATAATATTATGGAGTGCATCGAAAGGTTGACGACTGAGTTGATTCCTAAAATTAAGACTTTATGTTCCAGTGTACCAGCAAAAAATCTTCCTACAATTTCTTCAAAAGCAAGAAGCCTGGTTAGTTCTAGGCTAAACACTTGCTCTATTAAAGGTTTATCTATCCCTAGAATAGTAGCTATTGGTTCTTCGACTGGTGGACCTAATGCCCTTGCTCAGATTTTTAAGACCATGCCTCAAAATATAGAGGTGCCTATTGTTATAGTGCAGCATATGCCTCCCATGTTTACTAAAATTTTGGCAGAACGCTTGGACGGAGAGTCCAAGTTTAGTATTAAAGAAGCTGAGGATGGAGAGAAACTTTTGCCTAATCATGCTTATCTAGCACCTGGTGGGTTTCACATGGGCTTAAAAAATAGTGGTAGTGATGTTTTCATAGCATTAAATCAGAATCCTCAAGAGAATTCGTGCCGCCCTGCAGTTGATGTTCTGTTCAGGGATGTTGCTAGAATATTTGGACAGAATGTTCTGGGAGTTGTTTTGACAGGTATGGGTCAGGATGGTTTATGCGGTTCTGAAGTGATCTGTGAGAACGGTGGAAAAATTATTGTTCAAGATAAGGAAACAAGTGTCGTATGGGGTATGCCGGGATGCATAGCGGAGGCTAATTTAGCAGACAATATTATTTCTATAGACAAAGTTAATGAAGAAATTTTAAAGCGCCTAAAATGGAGGGAAATGGTAGCATGA